In Populus alba chromosome 1, ASM523922v2, whole genome shotgun sequence, a single window of DNA contains:
- the LOC118055187 gene encoding F-box protein At5g03100 isoform X2 — MRQPSESSVNATIWDSTTFYRTPNLKNNPLKRPRSCQNKECQKVDRISNLPDPIIQHILSFLPADDAIKTCILSKRWDTIWTLVPNLIFRRECSCSQEAENFAVFVDKALMHYRSPKVKKFLVEFEFTECFKAQVDSWVDFAVRLKVEELCLEFHREIADDPDYYYLPNFLYNNIPAEKLSLRFCALSPNKLKQVSWMSLKVLSISYSWLSNEMIKNICLGCSLLEYLKLNQCCGFDQINTNFSSSLKDLVVDGSWGPEDKFGDFVITIKGPNILSLTLAGYMHRANYMLLDVSSLVEANIGYRMKSCSHGCRSNWYSAHRSVLHDLLEKLQHVEKLTIGTWCLQILSISEVKGLSSPTSACKYLTLNKKINKWDLPGIASLLQSSPNLQKLTINLMPSNNFEFLLKNAKVLENMIIHAQRDDVNRTWMSVEAQELMELLELTQAFLSYPRASPNAKVMLESCFK; from the exons ATGAGGCAGCCTAGTGAGAGCTCAGTGAATGCCACAATCTGGGATTCTACGACTTTTTACAGGACACCGAATCTGAAAAACAATCCTCTGAAAAGGCCAAGGTCATGTCAAAACAAGGAGTGCCAAAAAGTAGACCGCATTAGCAATCTACCTGATCCCATCATCCAACACATCCTCTCTTTCTTGCCTGCTGATGATGCGATCAAAACATGCATATTATCAAAGCGGTGGGACACTATTTGGACTTTAGTGCCAAATCTCATATTTCGCCGTGAATGTTCTTGCTCTCAAGAAGCTGAAAATTTTGCTGTCTTCGTTGACAAAGCTCTGATGCACTACCGCTCCCCAAAGGTGAAGAAGTTCCTTGTGGAGTTTGAGTTCACTGAATGTTTCAAGGCTCAAGTTGACTCGTGGGTGGACTTTGCTGTACGTCTCAAGGTGGAGGAGCTTTGTTTGGAGTTTCATAGAGAAATTGCTGATGATCCTGACTATTATTACTTGCCTAATTTTTTGTACAACAATATCCCTGCAGAGAAACTGAGTCTGAGATTCTGTGCTTTATCTCCTAATAAGTTGAAGCAAGTTTCTTGGATGTCATTGAAGGTTTTATCTATCTCATATAGCTGGCTATCCAATGAGATGATTAAAAACATTTGTTTAGGCTGCTCCTTACTTGAGTACTTGAAATTGAATCAGTGCTGTGGCTTTGATCAGATCAATACTAATTTCAGTTCAAGTTTAAAAGATCTAGTGGTGGATGGTTCCTGGGGCCCTGAGGATAAATTTGGTGATTTTGTGATCACGATTAAAGGTCCTAATATTCTATCCTTAACTTTAGCAGGGTATATGCATAGAGCGAATTATATGCTTCTAGATGTTTCATCTTTGGTAGAAGCTAATATTGGTTATCGGATGAAAAGTTGTAGCCATGGTTGCAGAAGCAATTGGTATAGTGCACATCGCAGCGTGTTGCATGACCTACTTGAAAAATTACAGCATGTTGAGAAActtacaattggaacttggtgTCTTCAG ATTCTATCTATATCAGAGGTGAAGGGTTTGTCTTCTCCAACTTCAGCATGCAAGTATCTAACACTGAACAAGAAGATCAACAAATGGGACCTTCCTGGGATTGCAAGCTTGCTACAAAGTTCACCTAATCTGCAAAAATTAACTATCAACTTGATGCCCTCCAACAATTTTGAG TTTCTGCTCAAGAATGCCAAGGTACTGGAGAATATGATTATACATGCACAGAGAGATGATGTAAATCGCACTTGGATGTCTGTTGAGGCACAGGAATTAATGGAATTACTTGAACTGACCCAAGCATTCTTGTCCTACCCTAGAGCTTCACCAAATGCAAAGGTTATGTTAGAAAGTTGCTTTAAGTAA
- the LOC118055187 gene encoding F-box protein At5g03100 isoform X1, whose product MRQPSESSVNATIWDSTTFYRTPNLKNNPLKRPRSCQNKECQKVDRISNLPDPIIQHILSFLPADDAIKTCILSKRWDTIWTLVPNLIFRRECSCSQEAENFAVFVDKALMHYRSPKVKKFLVEFEFTECFKAQVDSWVDFAVRLKVEELCLEFHREIADDPDYYYLPNFLYNNIPAEKLSLRFCALSPNKLKQVSWMSLKVLSISYSWLSNEMIKNICLGCSLLEYLKLNQCCGFDQINTNFSSSLKDLVVDGSWGPEDKFGDFVITIKGPNILSLTLAGYMHRANYMLLDVSSLVEANIGYRMKSCSHGCRSNWYSAHRSVLHDLLEKLQHVEKLTIGTWCLQILSISEVKGLSSPTSACKYLTLNKKINKWDLPGIASLLQSSPNLQKLTINLMPSNNFEFELDRSFYKYYSFDGEEYWSLYNQRIFKCLVLHLKSVEIFGFDTSCSSLKLVVDQWVQFLLKNAKVLENMIIHAQRDDVNRTWMSVEAQELMELLELTQAFLSYPRASPNAKVMLESCFK is encoded by the exons ATGAGGCAGCCTAGTGAGAGCTCAGTGAATGCCACAATCTGGGATTCTACGACTTTTTACAGGACACCGAATCTGAAAAACAATCCTCTGAAAAGGCCAAGGTCATGTCAAAACAAGGAGTGCCAAAAAGTAGACCGCATTAGCAATCTACCTGATCCCATCATCCAACACATCCTCTCTTTCTTGCCTGCTGATGATGCGATCAAAACATGCATATTATCAAAGCGGTGGGACACTATTTGGACTTTAGTGCCAAATCTCATATTTCGCCGTGAATGTTCTTGCTCTCAAGAAGCTGAAAATTTTGCTGTCTTCGTTGACAAAGCTCTGATGCACTACCGCTCCCCAAAGGTGAAGAAGTTCCTTGTGGAGTTTGAGTTCACTGAATGTTTCAAGGCTCAAGTTGACTCGTGGGTGGACTTTGCTGTACGTCTCAAGGTGGAGGAGCTTTGTTTGGAGTTTCATAGAGAAATTGCTGATGATCCTGACTATTATTACTTGCCTAATTTTTTGTACAACAATATCCCTGCAGAGAAACTGAGTCTGAGATTCTGTGCTTTATCTCCTAATAAGTTGAAGCAAGTTTCTTGGATGTCATTGAAGGTTTTATCTATCTCATATAGCTGGCTATCCAATGAGATGATTAAAAACATTTGTTTAGGCTGCTCCTTACTTGAGTACTTGAAATTGAATCAGTGCTGTGGCTTTGATCAGATCAATACTAATTTCAGTTCAAGTTTAAAAGATCTAGTGGTGGATGGTTCCTGGGGCCCTGAGGATAAATTTGGTGATTTTGTGATCACGATTAAAGGTCCTAATATTCTATCCTTAACTTTAGCAGGGTATATGCATAGAGCGAATTATATGCTTCTAGATGTTTCATCTTTGGTAGAAGCTAATATTGGTTATCGGATGAAAAGTTGTAGCCATGGTTGCAGAAGCAATTGGTATAGTGCACATCGCAGCGTGTTGCATGACCTACTTGAAAAATTACAGCATGTTGAGAAActtacaattggaacttggtgTCTTCAG ATTCTATCTATATCAGAGGTGAAGGGTTTGTCTTCTCCAACTTCAGCATGCAAGTATCTAACACTGAACAAGAAGATCAACAAATGGGACCTTCCTGGGATTGCAAGCTTGCTACAAAGTTCACCTAATCTGCAAAAATTAACTATCAACTTGATGCCCTCCAACAATTTTGAG TTTGAGCTTGACAggtctttttataaatattatagttttgatGGAGAGGAATACTGGAGTTTATATAATCAGAGGATTTTCAAATGTTTAGTGCTGCATCTCAAGAGTGTGGAGATTTTTGGATTTGACACAAGTTGTTCAAGTTTGAAACTTGTAGTTGATCAATGGGTGCAGTTTCTGCTCAAGAATGCCAAGGTACTGGAGAATATGATTATACATGCACAGAGAGATGATGTAAATCGCACTTGGATGTCTGTTGAGGCACAGGAATTAATGGAATTACTTGAACTGACCCAAGCATTCTTGTCCTACCCTAGAGCTTCACCAAATGCAAAGGTTATGTTAGAAAGTTGCTTTAAGTAA
- the LOC118055187 gene encoding F-box protein At5g03100 isoform X3, with product MRQPSESSVNATIWDSTTFYRTPNLKNNPLKRPRSCQNKECQKVDRISNLPDPIIQHILSFLPADDAIKTCILSKRWDTIWTLVPNLIFRRECSCSQEAENFAVFVDKALMHYRSPKVKKFLVEFEFTECFKAQVDSWVDFAVRLKVEELCLEFHREIADDPDYYYLPNFLYNNIPAEKLSLRFCALSPNKLKQVSWMSLKVLSISYSWLSNEMIKNICLGCSLLEYLKLNQCCGFDQINTNFSSSLKDLVVDGSWGPEDKFGDFVITIKGPNILSLTLAGYMHRANYMLLDVSSLVEANIGYRMKSCSHGCRSNWYSAHRSVLHDLLEKLQHVEKLTIGTWCLQILSISEVKGLSSPTSACKYLTLNKKINKWDLPGIASLLQSSPNLQKLTINLMPSNNFEF from the exons ATGAGGCAGCCTAGTGAGAGCTCAGTGAATGCCACAATCTGGGATTCTACGACTTTTTACAGGACACCGAATCTGAAAAACAATCCTCTGAAAAGGCCAAGGTCATGTCAAAACAAGGAGTGCCAAAAAGTAGACCGCATTAGCAATCTACCTGATCCCATCATCCAACACATCCTCTCTTTCTTGCCTGCTGATGATGCGATCAAAACATGCATATTATCAAAGCGGTGGGACACTATTTGGACTTTAGTGCCAAATCTCATATTTCGCCGTGAATGTTCTTGCTCTCAAGAAGCTGAAAATTTTGCTGTCTTCGTTGACAAAGCTCTGATGCACTACCGCTCCCCAAAGGTGAAGAAGTTCCTTGTGGAGTTTGAGTTCACTGAATGTTTCAAGGCTCAAGTTGACTCGTGGGTGGACTTTGCTGTACGTCTCAAGGTGGAGGAGCTTTGTTTGGAGTTTCATAGAGAAATTGCTGATGATCCTGACTATTATTACTTGCCTAATTTTTTGTACAACAATATCCCTGCAGAGAAACTGAGTCTGAGATTCTGTGCTTTATCTCCTAATAAGTTGAAGCAAGTTTCTTGGATGTCATTGAAGGTTTTATCTATCTCATATAGCTGGCTATCCAATGAGATGATTAAAAACATTTGTTTAGGCTGCTCCTTACTTGAGTACTTGAAATTGAATCAGTGCTGTGGCTTTGATCAGATCAATACTAATTTCAGTTCAAGTTTAAAAGATCTAGTGGTGGATGGTTCCTGGGGCCCTGAGGATAAATTTGGTGATTTTGTGATCACGATTAAAGGTCCTAATATTCTATCCTTAACTTTAGCAGGGTATATGCATAGAGCGAATTATATGCTTCTAGATGTTTCATCTTTGGTAGAAGCTAATATTGGTTATCGGATGAAAAGTTGTAGCCATGGTTGCAGAAGCAATTGGTATAGTGCACATCGCAGCGTGTTGCATGACCTACTTGAAAAATTACAGCATGTTGAGAAActtacaattggaacttggtgTCTTCAG ATTCTATCTATATCAGAGGTGAAGGGTTTGTCTTCTCCAACTTCAGCATGCAAGTATCTAACACTGAACAAGAAGATCAACAAATGGGACCTTCCTGGGATTGCAAGCTTGCTACAAAGTTCACCTAATCTGCAAAAATTAACTATCAACTTGATGCCCTCCAACAATTTTGAG ttttga
- the LOC118055186 gene encoding uncharacterized protein, with product MAETETQNEPTLPAKRKLDDDPIPENDQEQDNHSNKSQKIDSLSNNSPVIQEKLTENSQTLEHSIDSQNDIVQEGEDEDGNHSNKSQKIDSLANNSPIIREKLTENSQTLEPSIDNLNDTVQEGEDEDEDEDEDGEEEDGDYEDEEENREEAVVDRKGKGIMIEEGDDDEDDDGSELEGGDDSEEAEEDDPLAEVDLDNILPSRTRRKVVHPGVYIAAAAADDDDDSDA from the coding sequence ATGGCAGAAACCGAAACCCAAAACGAACCCACATTACCTGCAAAACGCAAACTCGATGACGACCCAATTCCTGAAAACGATCAAGAACAAGATAATCACTCCAACAAATCGCAAAAAATCGATTCACTCTCCAACAATTCACCAGTCATCCAAGAGAAACTCACTGAGAACTCGCAAACTCTAGAACATTCAATCGATAGCCAAAACGACATCGTACAAGaaggagaagatgaagatggtaaTCACTCCAACAAATCGCAAAAAATCGATTCACTTGCCAACAATTCACCAATCATCCGCGAGAAACTCACTGAGAACTCGCAAACTCTAGAACCTTCAATCGATAACCTAAACGACACCGTACAAGaaggagaagatgaagatgaagatgaagacgaagatggtgaggaagaagatggtgaTTATGAGGATGAAGAAGAGAACAGGGAGGAAGCGGTGGTGGACAGGAAAGGAAAAGGGATAATGATTGAAGAAGGAGACGACGACGAAGACGACGACGGGAGTGAATTAGAGGGTGGCGATGATAGTGAGGAGGCAGAGGAGGATGATCCATTGGCTGAAGTTGATTTGGATAACATTTTACCATCGAGGACGCGAAGAAAAGTTGTGCATCCTGGAGTTTatattgctgctgctgctgctgatgatgatgatgacagtGATGCGTGA